ATGTCAAGAGCTCTCTTAAAGCATCCAGAGATAACACGTTTTACTGGTGTATATGAAGATTATTTACGCCAGGAATCTAAAACCCCGTTTTGGCTCGTTAATACGAATCGGTTAGTAAAGTTTTATGAAGGTATGGATGGGTTGAAAACCGGCTTCACTCAGGAAGCAAAGTATTGTTTGACGGCAACTGCTGAGCGGGAAGGGATGCGTCTCATTGCGGTGGTGATGGGAGAACCAGATGCAAAATCCCGCAATCAAGAGATAGCACAAATGATGAACTTTGCTTTTAGTCAATATCGCACTCATGTATTGTTTGATCAGGGTGATGTGATTGGAGCACGGGAGATAAGCAAGGGTGAAAATCCGCAATTACATGTAAAAGCAGATCGGCGCATGAGTATTTTGATGAAGCGCGGAGATAAGTTAGAGCAGTTTGAAGTGGTTACTTTGTGGGACCCATTAAAAGCTCCGGTGAAAAAAGGGGATACGGTGGGGAAAGTACAGGTAAAAAAAGAAGGTGAAGTGGTAGCTGACTTTATTCTGACCAGTGGTGACGATATTGATCGTGCTCGTTGGTGGACACTCTTTACACGAGCTACGAAAAAGATTTTGTTTCTCCCCGATGGTGTGCAAGATCCAGAAGGTGAAGATAAGCAAGAAAAAAAGAAGGAAGTGAAGGAATAAGGGAAAAACGAGGGAGGCTAAGACAGCTTCCCTCGTTTTTTCTGTTATTTTGTCGGGGGAGAAGGAAGTGGGATGTGGATGGAGAAAGGGTAGGGAAAATGGAGGGAGTGTGGGCGATGAGTTTGCATGTCGATGTAATTTCTTATCGAAATGTATTGGTGGTGCGTTTGGCGGGGGAACTGGATCACCATACGGCAGAGGAGGTGCGTACCCGAGTAGAAAAAGAGCTGGAGACAGGGATGTATCGCAATCTTATTTTAAACTTACAACGTTTAACCTTTATGGACAGCTCGGGCTTGGGAGTGGTATTGGGACGCTATAAAACAATGGCGGAAAAGAAGGGGACGATGAGGTTGTGCTCCGTTCAACCTTCGGTGTCACGCCTATTTCAGCTATCTGGAATTCATAAAATACTAACCGTATATGATACTGAGGAATCTGCATTAACAGCATGTGGGGTGGCATCATGAGTCAGGTACATAATTTTATGGAGCTCTCCTTTGCCAGCCGCTCAGAAAATGAATCTTTTGCTCGTGTTGCTGTAGCTTCCTTCGTCTCGCAATTGGATCCTACTTTAGAAGAGTTAACTGATATTAAAACAGTGGTTTCAGAAGCAGTTACCAATGCCGTTATCCATGGATATGAGGAAGATGCCGCTGGAATTGTTTGGATTAGAACAGAGATGACCGGAGAGGGGATTAAGATTGAGATCAAGGATGAGGGTTTAGGAATTGGGGATGTGGATGAAGCAAGACAGCCTTTGTATACTTCTAAACCAGAGCTGGAACGATCGGGAATGGGCTTTACTATTATGGAGAATTTTATGGATCATGTAGAGATCGTTTCGGAGAGAGGGAAGGGAACGACAGTTCGTCTTACCAAGCAATTAAAATCTCATCGTCAGCCGACGAGTCATTGAGGCGCTCTATGGATTCAGATGTTCGCAATTCCAAACATGCCCATCTGTCCGATGAGGAAGTGAAGAAGTTGATCGTGGCTAGTCAAGGAGGAGATCAAGCAGCGCGCGATCGCTTGGTAAAACACAATATTCGCTTAGTTTGGTCTGTGGTACAGCGATTTTTAAATCGTGGCTATGAGGCGGAAGATTTGTTCCAAATCGGCTGTATCGGCTTATTAAAAGCAGTAGATAAGTTTGACCTCACTTATGAAGTAAAGTTTTCTACTTATGCGGTGCCTATGATTATTGGCGAGATTCAACGCTTTTTGCGTGATGACGGGATGGTAAAAGTGAGCCGCTCTCTAAAAGAGCTAGCCAATCATGTACGTAAAGCAAAAGATGAGTTAATGAAAGAGATGGGTCGCTTACCCACTATTTATGAAATTGCTGAGCGCATGAATGTAGAGCCAGAGGAGATCGTATTTGCACAAGAGGCAAATCGCTCTCCCACTTCTATCCATGAGACCGTTTTTGAAAACGATGGAGATCCCATTACATTGATGGACCAAATTTCAGATGATTCTGGAGAAGCATGGTTTGATAAGCTCGCATTGAAAGAGGCGATTGAGCGATTAACGGAACGAGAACAGCTGATCGTGATGATGCGCTATTTTAAAGATCAGACTCAATCTGAAGTGGCACAGCGATTAGGTATTTCTCAAGTGCAAGTTTCGCGTCTAGAGAAAAAAATCATTCGGCGCATGCGCGAAGAGATTGGAGGTCAAAGTGAGGAGGGATAGAGTTTGTAAGTAAAACGGCATACGCTCGCTGGGCATCCACCTGTAGGTGGGTGTTTTTTTGTCTCGTATGGGAAGCATACTAGAAATGGAGTAGAGGTAGGGGGATAGGGAATGCATGCAAAAATCGTTTATTTACGGTTACAAAAACGTGTAAAAGTAAAGCCGGGACAAGTGTTGCGTCTTGCTGATGTGTGCCAGATCATCGTGGATGAATCATATCAGTCCATCCGTGAAATTCCCATATACCAGTCCAAATGGTCAGATGGCACTTTAGCAGTGATTGATGTGATTGATGTTATTCAGACCATTCACCGTCACGAGCCCTCCCTCGATGTACGTAATCTGGGCGGGGGGCAAACGATTATTGAGTGGCCTACTTCACATTGGATTCCCAAAGGATATCTAGTTTGCTTTGTGTGGGTGTTGCTCTTCGTCGGTTCAGGGCTTGCCATCATGAACTTTCATAAAGATGTAAGCATGGAGGCGGTGTTAGAGCGAATTTACTTTTTAATTACGGGTATTCATTCGACTCGTCCACTCTTAATGCAGATTCCGTACTCTTTTGGAATTGGAACCGGGATGATTTTGTTTTTTAATCACTTGTTTAAGCGTCGCTTCAATGATGAGCCTAGCCCCTTAGAAGTAGAGATGTTTTTATATCAAGAAAATCTAGATCAATATGTGATAGATAATGAAAAAGAGCGGGAGAAGACGATTCGTGGCCCTTCTTCATAATCTACTTTTAATATTTATCAGTTTTGCGGGTGGAATTGCAGTTGGAAGTGGGTTTGTGGCTTTTATTACTGTCTTAGATATTGTCCCACGCATGGCCCGTTTTTCGCGCAGCCCAAAAGCAATTCATCGCTATGAATATGCTTTTGTATGGGGGGCATTAGTATTTACATGGCTGGATTTTCGGGATATTTCATTAGCTTTTCCCGTGGAAGTAACGATCCTTCTTGGGATTTTGGCAGGG
This sequence is a window from Mechercharimyces sp. CAU 1602. Protein-coding genes within it:
- a CDS encoding D-alanyl-D-alanine carboxypeptidase family protein translates to MRTRRILSLVLISLVLMGSLTPSHTVSATEKELADKAKSAILLDVDTGTVLYEKNADEKLPPASITKVMTMLLVMEALDEGHLSMEDKVQASEHAASMGGSQIFLKAGEEMKVEELLKAIAIASANDATVAVAEHLAGTEEAFVQKMNRKASELGMTHTKFRNTNGLPEPDHYTTARDISTMSRALLKHPEITRFTGVYEDYLRQESKTPFWLVNTNRLVKFYEGMDGLKTGFTQEAKYCLTATAEREGMRLIAVVMGEPDAKSRNQEIAQMMNFAFSQYRTHVLFDQGDVIGAREISKGENPQLHVKADRRMSILMKRGDKLEQFEVVTLWDPLKAPVKKGDTVGKVQVKKEGEVVADFILTSGDDIDRARWWTLFTRATKKILFLPDGVQDPEGEDKQEKKKEVKE
- the spoIIAA gene encoding anti-sigma F factor antagonist translates to MDGERVGKMEGVWAMSLHVDVISYRNVLVVRLAGELDHHTAEEVRTRVEKELETGMYRNLILNLQRLTFMDSSGLGVVLGRYKTMAEKKGTMRLCSVQPSVSRLFQLSGIHKILTVYDTEESALTACGVAS
- the spoIIAB gene encoding anti-sigma F factor, which produces MSQVHNFMELSFASRSENESFARVAVASFVSQLDPTLEELTDIKTVVSEAVTNAVIHGYEEDAAGIVWIRTEMTGEGIKIEIKDEGLGIGDVDEARQPLYTSKPELERSGMGFTIMENFMDHVEIVSERGKGTTVRLTKQLKSHRQPTSH
- the sigF gene encoding RNA polymerase sporulation sigma factor SigF, whose translation is MDSDVRNSKHAHLSDEEVKKLIVASQGGDQAARDRLVKHNIRLVWSVVQRFLNRGYEAEDLFQIGCIGLLKAVDKFDLTYEVKFSTYAVPMIIGEIQRFLRDDGMVKVSRSLKELANHVRKAKDELMKEMGRLPTIYEIAERMNVEPEEIVFAQEANRSPTSIHETVFENDGDPITLMDQISDDSGEAWFDKLALKEAIERLTEREQLIVMMRYFKDQTQSEVAQRLGISQVQVSRLEKKIIRRMREEIGGQSEEG
- a CDS encoding stage V sporulation protein AA, coding for MHAKIVYLRLQKRVKVKPGQVLRLADVCQIIVDESYQSIREIPIYQSKWSDGTLAVIDVIDVIQTIHRHEPSLDVRNLGGGQTIIEWPTSHWIPKGYLVCFVWVLLFVGSGLAIMNFHKDVSMEAVLERIYFLITGIHSTRPLLMQIPYSFGIGTGMILFFNHLFKRRFNDEPSPLEVEMFLYQENLDQYVIDNEKEREKTIRGPSS
- a CDS encoding stage V sporulation protein AB, with the protein product MALLHNLLLIFISFAGGIAVGSGFVAFITVLDIVPRMARFSRSPKAIHRYEYAFVWGALVFTWLDFRDISLAFPVEVTILLGILAGCFVGFLAGALTEVVNVLPILSKRLRMERHVVTLLMAMVFGKVIGSLLQWIIGIP